The genome window CAAACAGCTTGCCACCGTGCCATACGAGGCGCACTAGCCGTCTGAGCCGCCCTGTTCGAGCAGGCATCTGGGGGAGAGATGAAGAATCAATAGCGCCGGATTCTGACACCGCAGAGTCCAACCCATACCTCTGGTCCGCGACCTTTCGGGCAAATTCTGGATTTTCCGCCTTAATCCAGGCCCAAAGCGACGCAGCGATCGAAGGTTTCCCGTTATCGACCCACTCACGGAACTCGGCAACCATTTTGGCGTGCTCCGCTGTCCACTCGAAATGACGCAGGCACATGTGGCAAAAATCTGGGGATACGTTCCACTCATCTTGCTGCCATCCGCCGCACTCTGCGCACACAAGCGGCCCGTGAGGCGGCAGGGGGGTCAGTCGACTCTTGGGCTGTTCTCTGATCGGGGCACCAGCAAGCGGTACCATCGCCCGTACAGCCTTCCGCATTCCTCCTCGTCTACCCAGCAGGCCGATTTGGCCTAGCGGACCGGCATCGATGAAAGCAGAGAGACGGAAAGGGAATCGCTTCTCGGTCAAGACTCTGACCACATCGGGATGAGCGATAGAGGTACAAGTGAAGTTGTCCTGCACTATGAGGATACGCAGGTCAGTGACTGCGAATACTCCACCAGGACGCTCGATCGCCCGCTCCCCTGCCGTAAGCTGTCCCAGCAGGACCAGGAAGGTTTCGAACTCGCAGATCGAGAGCAGCCGCTCGTCCTCCCGCACGTAACTACGGATGCGCTGCCAAGACTTGTACCTCTGGATCTCCACCAGGCCCCCTCACTCGCTACCCCAGGGCGGGATCGTAACGCCTCATGGAAGGAGCATTTACCAGAGGTTGAGCAGCGGAAATCCGGCCCCTGATCGTCGACAGAACCAAGCCCCGAGCAACGGCACTCCATGCTGATCACCGTGGTGGCCGCTATCCCCGTGGGCAGAGAGACGGTCATGGGCGGAGTCTTCGTATCCCGCCGCCCCCACATGCAACTTCAGGTGAGTCGCTGGGCTGCGGCAAGGCGCCTGAAGCCCTGTCCCTCGATCCGCTGCCCCATGCGCTGGAACGCCCCACGGTCCTGACGCGAGGTCAGGAGGATGGCCTGGAGCGGGTAGGAGGTCCCGCTGAGGCGTCGGAACTGGTAACTCATCGAGAAGTTCCGTTCCTTGGCTCCATCGATGATCGGCGCCATCAACTCGTGGGTCTCATTCTCGTCAGGGGCCGACAGAAGCCGTGCGGCGATGCCCAGCACCGCGCCCGCGACGGCGGGATCCGCTGCCGGGTCGCTGTAGTGGTGCGAGGCTTGGCGCCGTCGGCCGGCCTTGGCCTCGGCCCGGGACTTGGCGAACTCGGCGTGCCGTTCCTCCGCCTCCCGGTCAACCAGCACGGCCAGAGCCTCTGTGTCGGCGAGTGCCCTGGCGCGGGGCCAGGTCATGAAGATCAACGCGCTCAGAGCGCGGAGGTCGATGAAGTACTGGGCCGCGGGAATCAGCCATCCGAAGCTGCCCACCAACTTCGGCCCATCGGGGTCCAAGAGCCCGTCGAAGTGGTGCTGAAGCCTCAGCAACGCGGCGACCGCGGAGGGAGCGCGGGGAAGCCGGTCCTCTTGGCCGGCCAGGCCCGCGCCACACATCGCTCGTGTGCTGGGGACGGTGGCTCTGCACTGAGCGGGGTGGAGGCCCGCCTCGGAGGCTCGGGCGATCAGGCTTCCCGTGCGAGCCGCGTTGACGTCCTGCCCGCAGCGAGGGCAGCCGGACAGCAGCAGGCGCTGGTGACGTAGACAGGCGAAGACGGGAGGCAATCTCCAGGCCCGGCGCCAGCACCCACCGTGACGCTCTTCGATCTCGGTTCCGTCGCCGGAGAGGCATCGCGGGCAGTACCGGGTCGTCCTGGTGAGAATCCAGCGGTTGTTGTGGACCATTCCCTTGGGCGTACGGAACTCGGCCAGCAGACGTGCGCTCAGCGGACCGTAGCGCTCGCCCAGCGGAGCCGTCAGCAACCCCCGGGCCTCATCACGCGTGAGGCGAGTGGCGCGAGCGAACGCGTCGAGCCGCCGCTCGTCCAGGTCGTGCAGAAGGCGAACGGGAATGCGATTTCGAGCGGGGACCGGATCGACGAGCCCTGTTCGGACGGCGATCTCCAGGGGTGCGGCGCCGAACCGGTGGGCGAGCCGGAGAAGATATCCGTGGATCGATTCGTCCTCCAGCGGGTCCAGGCTCCGGGGCAGGAGTCGCAGGCGGCCTGCCATCAGGCATCGGCGGCGGGGCGGCCGCCCTGGTCGTCGAAGGCGGTGTTCCGGCCGCGCCTGCGGCGCTTGGGCGGGGCTCCTCTTCCCTCGTCCTTGAGCACGGGGACCTCACCGGAGCCCGGGTCCCGCCCGGGAACGTTGCCGAGATTGATGGGGATCTCCTGGAGCAGGTCGATGGTCAGGTTCTCCTGGCTGGTCTCTATGGCCTTGGTGCAACCGTCCTCGATGAGGCGTTTCAGCAGCCCGACAATCCCCTCGGTACGGCGGAACAGGTACTCGGGCATCGTGCCGCCGGTGAGCATGCCCGGCGCTGCCCGGAAGAGCCGCAGCTGGTCTTCGATGCCGGCGAGGTGGTTGACCCAAGCGGCAATGCCGTCGGGGGTGTCGTAGTGAAACGGGTCGAGGTTGATCATGTCGAAGCGGCGCTCGGTCTGGGTGGCCGCCTCGTCGTTGTGGCTTCTGCCGCATTTGACGGGCGACAGCGCCGTCTGCCCAGTGCGCGGGTCGTGACGGCCTTCCCGCAACAGCCCGGAGCTAGGGATGTTGACGCCGATGAGGACGAGAGTGACGTTCAGGCTCATCAGGTCCCGGATGAGATCGAGGGTGTCCTGGTCGTCTTCCCTGTGCATCTTCAACCGAGTGATGTCGTCGAGCAGCAGCGCTGTGGTGCAGTGCGCGTGCAGGGACTCGCGGACGTTGCGGATCAGCCCACGCAGGGTCTTGGCGTGCGGGGCTCCGTAGAAGTCCAGGATCGCCTCGCACAGTCCCTTCGGCGTGGCCTTGACCGGCGTCTGGCAGTAGGCCACCGGCAGGAAGAGGTCCCGGGTGCCGGGGATCGCGTTCGGGTTGAGCTGGTGGTGCAGGTCGCGCCAGAAGTCCTCGAACTCGGCGGCGGTCTCGCAGGCCGTCTCCGTCTTTCCCTGGTAACCGCCACCGTTGATCATCAGTCCGTCGCGGGTGCCGGGTGTCTGCTTCAGCGCGTTGTTCTGGAGTCTGGCCCGCATCAGCGCGGTGACCTGCGCGCTCATCGGGGTTTCCTGCATCCGCAGGTTCACATGGGTCGCCGCTCGGTGCAGGTCATGCAGCCCGCGCTTGCGGGGGCTCATGGCCCGATACTGGTCCAGCGTCAGTCTTGGGGCCGGAATGAAGGCTCCTCGTGTCCGCCGCCACTGCTGGTATCCCTCGTGGGTGACCCGGTTCGGCGAGGGACCGATCCGGAGGAACGGGACGACACCATCCTGCGGTCCGCTCTGGCCATCGACCACGTCATTCCCCTCCGGCCGGGAGCGAACTGCCGCCCGGCTCACCCTCGTCGTTCTCGTCCCCGTCAGGCAGGATGAACAAGTTCCTCTTGCGGTAGCTGGCGCCCAGCGGGGGCGGAAGCGCGGGCCGGGGCGGCCCGGCTACTTCTCTGCGTCGGCGGCGCTCGGCGTCCAAACTCTCCTCGGCCCTGCGCGCCTGCTCCGGCCAGTGCAGGTGAACGACGGTGTCTCCTGCCGCCCGGTTGGCAGGCTCCTGCTCGGCCTGCGTAGCTGGACGGTCGGCGGCAGCGGTACTGGCCTGGATGACATCGCGGGCGTATTCGGTGCGCCGGGACTTCTTCAGGCGCGTCGGCCAGTGCGCGACCGGTGTGTGCAGGCCGATCACGTCGAGGAGAAGCGGCAGGAGTTCGGCGTCCGTCTTCGGTTTCAGTCCCGCCTTCTGTGCCCGCTGTAAGAAGTCGCGCACCCGAGCGTCGCCAAAGGCCGGCGTCCTACCCTCCGGTGGGAGTCCGGTCCAGCGCAGCGGGTGCCATGCGTGGGTGAGCGGGTCCTGGAAGAACACGGTGCGGCGGTCACGGGGCTCGCGGTGGACGATCCACTGCCCTTTGCGTCTGCCGCCACGGGTGGACCGCTGGTCACGGTAGGGATCCAGAGCCGGGCCGTCGTACCAGAGCCCACGGATCTTCACTCCGCGGCGGCCGTGGATCTTCGTCACCGTGTGCTGCGGCAGCAGCTGGTAGTAGAGCTCGGGCGAGGGGATCTCCATCGCGAAGCCGCCCTGGGCGAACGAGGCCGCGAAGAGCGAGTTCGGGCTGTGGTCGCCGCCCGGGTCCCAGCTCGGCGCGTACTCGCCCAGGCGGCGCTGTTGCCACACCTTCACGATCCACGTTGCGATCACGTGCTCCATCTCCTCGATGGTCCACGTTGCGTCGCCCTCCGGGTCGGCCCCACGATCGGCGACATCGACCCCGGTGTAGCCCAGCAGGTGCTCGAACAGCAGAGACCGGATGCTGCCGAAGGCCCTCTCCACCACCTGCTTGTCCGTGGGACGCAGGATCCTGGAGGGAAGGATGTTGCAGCCGAGCACGCGCTGAACATCGACGAGATGGTGATTGCGGTAGACCGACCCGTGGTCGGTGGTCACCGTCTCCGGGGCGAAAAACGGCAACCCGGCGACCTCGTATCCTGCGAACTCGGCGACCACGGCGGCAGGCAGCCCGGGATAGGGCCACTCCATGTCCTCGCCCCAGTCCGCCCGCATCGGCAGCGGCAGCATCACGTCCCGTAGCAGCATCGCCACGTCCACCGAGGTGTCGGAGACCAGGGTGAGGCGGAAAGCGCACAGCGAGTGCGTGTAGACATCCATGGCGAGAGTCAGGTGGACCTTCACCGGATCACCGAACACGCCCTCACGGACCATGACGGGCAGCACCGTGGTGTCCAGCGCCACTACCTGCCCGGGGCGGTGGACCACCACATGACCAGCCTTGGTGGGCAGCTGGGCCGAGCGCTCATAGCGCTGACGCGCTCCGTTCGGGCCGAACCACTCCTTCCAGACCCTCAGCAGGGTGTGATAGCCCGGGACCGCGGTGTCCGGGCCGAAGGTCTCCCGTACGTACTGGTGGATCATGGCCTCGCGGGTGCGGCCATGTACTCGGGAGCGGTGCAGCGTCTCCGCCCGCACCGCGAAGATCGCCTCCCGGACCTCCTCGCTGATGCTCGGATGCCCGCCGCTCTCCCGCAGCCATCGATCGTCTG of Streptomyces phaeolivaceus contains these proteins:
- a CDS encoding LppU/SCO3897 family protein, translated to MEIQRYKSWQRIRSYVREDERLLSICEFETFLVLLGQLTAGERAIERPGGVFAVTDLRILIVQDNFTCTSIAHPDVVRVLTEKRFPFRLSAFIDAGPLGQIGLLGRRGGMRKAVRAMVPLAGAPIREQPKSRLTPLPPHGPLVCAECGGWQQDEWNVSPDFCHMCLRHFEWTAEHAKMVAEFREWVDNGKPSIAASLWAWIKAENPEFARKVADQRYGLDSAVSESGAIDSSSLPQMPARTGRLRRLVRLVWHGGKLFVAGSVFLLLAVGFVYGAFFADAGEDSDPNDQPVPVVGDCIAADRDQPIAVPCEDPNATVQVVQVIDGDSMSQCALVPGVTGALQHKSVLKVGGADGVDVSNAEVRTLCVKDIAVG
- a CDS encoding TniQ family protein produces the protein MAGRLRLLPRSLDPLEDESIHGYLLRLAHRFGAAPLEIAVRTGLVDPVPARNRIPVRLLHDLDERRLDAFARATRLTRDEARGLLTAPLGERYGPLSARLLAEFRTPKGMVHNNRWILTRTTRYCPRCLSGDGTEIEERHGGCWRRAWRLPPVFACLRHQRLLLSGCPRCGQDVNAARTGSLIARASEAGLHPAQCRATVPSTRAMCGAGLAGQEDRLPRAPSAVAALLRLQHHFDGLLDPDGPKLVGSFGWLIPAAQYFIDLRALSALIFMTWPRARALADTEALAVLVDREAEERHAEFAKSRAEAKAGRRRQASHHYSDPAADPAVAGAVLGIAARLLSAPDENETHELMAPIIDGAKERNFSMSYQFRRLSGTSYPLQAILLTSRQDRGAFQRMGQRIEGQGFRRLAAAQRLT
- a CDS encoding TniB family NTP-binding protein gives rise to the protein MSPRKRGLHDLHRAATHVNLRMQETPMSAQVTALMRARLQNNALKQTPGTRDGLMINGGGYQGKTETACETAAEFEDFWRDLHHQLNPNAIPGTRDLFLPVAYCQTPVKATPKGLCEAILDFYGAPHAKTLRGLIRNVRESLHAHCTTALLLDDITRLKMHREDDQDTLDLIRDLMSLNVTLVLIGVNIPSSGLLREGRHDPRTGQTALSPVKCGRSHNDEAATQTERRFDMINLDPFHYDTPDGIAAWVNHLAGIEDQLRLFRAAPGMLTGGTMPEYLFRRTEGIVGLLKRLIEDGCTKAIETSQENLTIDLLQEIPINLGNVPGRDPGSGEVPVLKDEGRGAPPKRRRRGRNTAFDDQGGRPAADA
- a CDS encoding DDE-type integrase/transposase/recombinase, which translates into the protein MSTARVLDLSVGAGVVLDDVEWIVERREPHLGRVQLVGPDGSRQRLTFRFLANHQHCRPSSRTSGSGAGRGRQPASVGDLKPDRRRLAELRVAHLLEVKTGFRSGDPLRPGPGEPKPEYDPETTTLTERRMAKVAELKALNREEAKLLGLAEVGYRTLIRWEKNRSRFGLIGCADDRWLRESGGHPSISEEVREAIFAVRAETLHRSRVHGRTREAMIHQYVRETFGPDTAVPGYHTLLRVWKEWFGPNGARQRYERSAQLPTKAGHVVVHRPGQVVALDTTVLPVMVREGVFGDPVKVHLTLAMDVYTHSLCAFRLTLVSDTSVDVAMLLRDVMLPLPMRADWGEDMEWPYPGLPAAVVAEFAGYEVAGLPFFAPETVTTDHGSVYRNHHLVDVQRVLGCNILPSRILRPTDKQVVERAFGSIRSLLFEHLLGYTGVDVADRGADPEGDATWTIEEMEHVIATWIVKVWQQRRLGEYAPSWDPGGDHSPNSLFAASFAQGGFAMEIPSPELYYQLLPQHTVTKIHGRRGVKIRGLWYDGPALDPYRDQRSTRGGRRKGQWIVHREPRDRRTVFFQDPLTHAWHPLRWTGLPPEGRTPAFGDARVRDFLQRAQKAGLKPKTDAELLPLLLDVIGLHTPVAHWPTRLKKSRRTEYARDVIQASTAAADRPATQAEQEPANRAAGDTVVHLHWPEQARRAEESLDAERRRRREVAGPPRPALPPPLGASYRKRNLFILPDGDENDEGEPGGSSLPAGGE